The Aerosakkonema funiforme FACHB-1375 region TTGCTTTGTCTGCTTTTAACTTTGCTTTGGGAGTAAGGCGATTGTTTTCAATGGGTAAGTCAATGCGTTTGAGGGGATAGGGTGCAACTGTTTCGTAATTTATATGTAAATCCATTAATTTTTTCCCCCAATTTACCCATTGCTGGAAGTTATCGTAAAATGGCAAACGTGGGAAGTCGCGTTTTAGGTTTAGTTCGTATTTTTGGCGATAGGCGGGATTGTGAAGTACCGCGTATGTATAGTGAAAGATATCTTCTTTGGTGATATTGGGATCTTTGTAATGAGTTTGAAATTGTTCTAATCCCCAGTCGGTGATGTTGTCGTGGCGGTTTTCTTCTTTGTCGTAGCGGTAGAGGGGAAGGCATTGCGTCCCGCAAGCAGCACCATTTAAGTGCAAATCAGGTATTCTATTATCAGCAAGGGTCATAAAAGGCTTTTGTGAACCCGGATCGGTAAAACAAATTACTAAGTTTTCTCGTTGAAAGTTTGAACCAAATAATTGAGTATGACTGGAAGTTAACCTGTCACTAAAAATAAAGTCAGCATAGTAATAGTTTTGCACAAAAGGGCGATAGGTAGCTTGAATAATATGTTTTTGGGCGAAAATTGCTTTTTTGTGAGTTTTTACTTTTGACTTCAAAGACTCACTCCATTTTATTATATCGCTCAGAATTAAATTTAAATCATTACTTGTATTATTCTTGATTATTAGATCTATTTTTTGATTATAATCTTGAATCATAAATACTATTTTTTGGGAAAGCAAATCGGAACTAAGATCGTATACCCATTCATCTCTATTAGTAGAAACCCCAAAAGAAAATAGCTTAAATACTGCTTTGTCATCATTTTGACTGTTAGCCCGTTTAGTATCTTTATTAGCTAATGAGAGTAAGCTGTAGAAATCATTGACGGCTAGATTTATCCAGTTGTTATTTTGATCGGGTATAATATGTTCAAAAGAAACCCGATCTAATTTAATTCCTGCTAAAAACTTCAGCTTATCCTCCGCTGTCTCAAATTCCGATCTGCGAGTGTAAAATATCTTACATGGTACGCTGTTACTATCCTTCTTCCTTACCATCAAACTTATAGCAACACCTGCTTGAATACCAAAAACATTATGTTTAGTTCCTGATATTTTAGGATTAGATCTTACATCCCCACCTAAATCAATGATATAAATTTCGCTAAATTCATCAGCGACTACTTTTCTAAATCCATCAGCTTCTTTTGAATGGATAAAAGATGAATTAGTAATAAAAGCTAAAATGCCGTTTTCATGCAACCTACCTGTTGCCCAACAAAAAAAGCGAGAATACATATCATAACGCTTTGTTTTTTGGGCAGTGCTATACCTAACGTAACTATTTTTAATCAAACTATCTATTGCCGGATACTTGCGATTTTTATTGTTGTCATTTTCATTAGCTTGATTTGCATTATAAGGTGGATTGCCAATTATCACAGAAATAGTCCTGTCATTTTGCCGTTTAATTCTTTCCGTGTTCTCCACATTCAGCGCAAACAAATCACCTTGCTTACCCGCAAAAGAAGTATGTTCAAGCGTATCCATAAAACAAATATTTTCAAACTCTT contains the following coding sequences:
- a CDS encoding type ISP restriction/modification enzyme is translated as MSKFLVSQYQAEVEKIIQYGGSRNETSIRVAFQNLLNEYCKNREFLLIPELDYKTRSGKLVYPDGTIKDALRLDWGYWESKDEYDDLDLEIEKKLSKGYPDSNILFEDSQTAVLIQSGVETMRVSMRDGEALDRAINAFINYVRPEVKDFRQAIESFKEDLSRILDSLRDTIDLQSATNINFQTARDKFWQICKQSINPEITLLDLREMMIQHILTEDIFINIFNESQFHRENNIASQLQAIIDTFFTGNARRNTLSTIEHYYAVIRRTAANIYNHQEKQKFLKAVYENFYKAYNPKAADRLGIVYTPNEIVRFMIESVDYLVHRHFGKLLADQDVEILDPATGTGTFVTELIEYLPKDKLAYKYKHEIHCNEIAILPYYIANLNIEFTYKQKMGVYEEFENICFMDTLEHTSFAGKQGDLFALNVENTERIKRQNDRTISVIIGNPPYNANQANENDNNKNRKYPAIDSLIKNSYVRYSTAQKTKRYDMYSRFFCWATGRLHENGILAFITNSSFIHSKEADGFRKVVADEFSEIYIIDLGGDVRSNPKISGTKHNVFGIQAGVAISLMVRKKDSNSVPCKIFYTRRSEFETAEDKLKFLAGIKLDRVSFEHIIPDQNNNWINLAVNDFYSLLSLANKDTKRANSQNDDKAVFKLFSFGVSTNRDEWVYDLSSDLLSQKIVFMIQDYNQKIDLIIKNNTSNDLNLILSDIIKWSESLKSKVKTHKKAIFAQKHIIQATYRPFVQNYYYADFIFSDRLTSSHTQLFGSNFQRENLVICFTDPGSQKPFMTLADNRIPDLHLNGAACGTQCLPLYRYDKEENRHDNITDWGLEQFQTHYKDPNITKEDIFHYTYAVLHNPAYRQKYELNLKRDFPRLPFYDNFQQWVNWGKKLMDLHINYETVAPYPLKRIDLPIENNRLTPKAKLKADKAKGNIVLDDITTLENVPQIAWEYRLGNRSALEWILDQYKEKKPKDPTIAAKFNTYRFADYKEQVIDLLQRVCSVSVETMKVIQEMGR